A part of Ammospiza caudacuta isolate bAmmCau1 chromosome 7, bAmmCau1.pri, whole genome shotgun sequence genomic DNA contains:
- the FRRS1 gene encoding ferric-chelate reductase 1 yields MAVLLRLCHCNRRSSCTMELPGFAVAVWMFGCLYGSVVGYPNGKVREACTSMVPCHHGSPQLSPEHTITVNGTEFKPGDNIEVHLSGPDFEGFFLQARDAEHLDRPAVGSFVLADRRRSQLLTCGRTKNSAVSHTSKAKKKDIKAYWIAPEDAPKHIQFLATVVKKYRIFWVKIPGPIVSQPDVLSPTPPLHATSEAMSTSQPVSYISKPFSASVCGITKFCIRNPTNCDPGSASCFFLSFQQEGTSVFIEMSGPSEGYLAFALSQDQWMGGDDAYLCLNVDHHVHVSTAHLKERSHPLLDSENALEDVSWRLADGLLQCSFRRGIRLPAYKGRFNLDTSYYIFLADGEASEGGLIHKHRRQPLVTNGLYNVTGLPQDIGGSRAPRLIKAHGALMFVAWITTVSIGVIVARFFKPVWSHSFLFGKELWFQVHRMLMLTTVMLTSISFVLPFVYRGGWSQQAGFHPYLGCAVMALTIFQPLMAGFRPSRHAPRRQLFNWFHWSTGITARILAVVTMFLGMDLPALDLPDPWDTYAMIGFVAWHVGTDVLLEIHSYCLVRKVEVIEDDRVQILQSLTSAEAEGRLFKQIVLTIYVCGNIVFLVAFLIAINQV; encoded by the exons ATGGCAGTTTTACTCAGGCTTTGTCACTGCAACAGAAGGTCTAGCTGTACG aTGGAGctgcctggttttgctgttgctgtttggATGTTTGGTTGCCTCTATGGATCTGTGGTTGGCTATCCAAATGGAAAAGTAAGAGAAGCCTGTACTAGCATGGTGCCCTGTCATCATGGCTCTCCTCAGCTGTCACCCGAGCACACCATTACAGTGAATGGGACTGAATTTAAACCAGGGGACAACATAGAAG TTCATCTGTCTGGACCAgattttgaaggatttttccTACAAGCCCGGGATGCAGAGCACCTGGATAGGCCTGCAGTTGGATCTTTTGTGCTAGCTGACCGGAGACGTTCTCAGCTGCTGACATGTGGTCGTACCAAG AATTCAGCTGTCAGTCACACaagtaaagcaaaaaagaaagacaTAAAAGCTTATTGGATTGCTCCTGAAGATGCTCCAAAGCACATACAGTTTCT AGCCACAGTTGTGAAGAAATACAGGATTTTCTGGGTGAAAATTCCAGGTCCCATTGTTTCTCAGCCTGATGTGCTGTCCCCAACACCACCTTTGCATGCAACATCAGAGGCTATGTCAACTTCACAGCCAGTTTCCTACATATCAAAGCCA TTTAGTGCCTCAGTTTGTGGAATTACGAAGTTCTGCATTAGGAACCCTACAAACTGTGATCCTGGGAGTGCTTCATGTTTTTTTCTATCCTTCCAACAAGAGGGGACTTCAGTTTTTATTGAAATGAGTGGTCCAAGTGAAGGGTATTTAGCATTTGCGCTTTCCCAGGACCAGTGGATG GGTGGTGATGATGCCTATCTGTGTCTTAATGTGGATCACCACGTTCACGTGAGCACTGCCCATCTGAAGGAGCGAAGTCATCCTCTCTTGGATTCAGAG AATGCCCTTGAAGATGTGTCCTGGAGGCTTGCAGATGGTCTTCTTCAATGTTCTTTCAGAAGGGGGATTCGTCTCCCTGCTTATAAAGGGAGATTTAATCTGGATACCAGTTACTACATCTTTCTGGCAGATGGGGAAGCTAGTGAAG GTGGACTCATACACAAACATCGCCGTCAGCCCCTGGTCACCAATGGACTGTACAATGTCACAGGCCTGCCTCAGGATATCGGAGGTTCCCGCGCCCCGCGGCTCATCAAGGCTCACG gaGCGCTAATGTTTGTTGCTTGGATTACCACAGTTAGTATCGGTGTTATTGTTGCACGATTCTTCAAACCTGTCTGGTCTCACTCATTCCTATTTGGAAAGGAGTTGTGGTTTCAG GTGCATCGTATGCTTATGTTGACCACAGTCATGCTTACAAGCATTTCTTTTGTGTTGCCTTTTGTATACCGAGGAGGCTGGAGCCAA CAAGCAGGTTTTCATCCTTATCTTGGCTGTGCAGTGATGGCTTTGACAATCTTTCAACCACTTATGGCAGGTTTCAGACCATCTCGTCATGCACCAAG GAGGCAGCTGTTTAACTGGTTTCACTGGAGTACTGGTATAACAGCTAGAATATTAGCTG TTGTGACCATGTTCTTGGGAATGGATCTGCCAGCGCTTGACCTGCCGGACCCATGGGACACCTATGCCATGATTGGCTTTGTAGCTTGGCATGTTGGTACTGATGTTCTTCTGGAAATACACAGCTACTGTCTCGTTCGTAAAG TTGAAGTGATAGAGGATGACAGAGTACAGATACTGCAGTCACTCACATCTGCAGAAGCAGAG GGTCGTCTGTTTAAACAGATTGTGTTAACCATCTATGTCTGTGGAAATATAGTATTCCTTGTTGCCTTCCTGATAGCAATCAACCAAGTATGA
- the PALMD gene encoding palmdelphin: MEEAELLKERFQAITDKRKLQEEITQKRLKVEEEKMKHQHLKKKALREKWLLDGFSSMTPKEEEEMQKQNQEDQQRTHELEQDIFRLEKEIEALERQEMEVSAKEEAILKKLKSIEKTTEDIIKSVKTEKAGFEKEAADYIYASIPDLPKYFRPSALRSTAHADMDDEEKRKALFAMEIKVEKDMKTGENTVLSTIPLPSKEFKETGIKVYDDGRKSVYAVSSNGTTTQNGMDELAPVEVEDLLRQATEKNSQSPTEYHEPVFANKFCRPVTPQKDKLIPGPKLEGTDKRETNGFSNHQTAFSSKTEPFMQQNKENGLDLPKVIQPKSPSPVISHTEKKVHTNPDNRMIHNEERNAAHEELKPYQDTREKHSETRFLNPCHANAASPAPQDEEDVRYNIVQAVPCYVDESEPVTMVFMGYQRVDDDDAEANQKLSPYDGVIRAELVIIDDDDEDESKSEKPAYHPIGHYSQIYQPPNRKNTEAQQTNPMSSLGASLNKVPHKNSISLQEQEERLSSPTHHTHLHSQVSGDGTEDPSLTALRMRMAKLGKKVL, encoded by the exons AAAAAGGCCTTGCGAGAAAAATGGCTCTTGGATGGCTTTAGTTCTATGACTccaaaggaagaagaggaaatgCAAAAGCAGAATCAGGAGGACCAACAACGGACTCATGAGCTGGAACAAGACATTTTCAG ACTGGAGAAGGAAATTGAGGCTCTGGAAAGACAAGAAATGGAAGTCTCAGCTAAGGAAGAAgcaattttaaagaaactgaaGTCTATTGAGAAAACAACAGAAGACATAATAAAG TCTGTGAAGACTGAAAAAGCTGGATTTGAAAAAG AGGCAGCAGACTACATATATGCCAGCATTCCTGACCTTCCCAAGTATTTCAGACCTTCTGCACTGAGAAGCACAGCACATGCTGACATGGAtgatgaagaaaagagaaaag CATTGTTTGCCATGGAAATAAAGGTTGAAAAAGACATGAAGACTGGAGAAAACACAGTGTTATCAACAATACCTCTTCCCTCAAAAGAGTTTAAAGAGACAGGAATTAAAGTCTATGATGATGGCAGGAAGTCAGTCTATGCAGTGTCATCAAATGGGACCACAACACAAAATGGGATGGATGAACTTGCTCCTGTTGAAGTGGAAGACCTGCTACGGCAGgcaactgaaaaaaattctcagtCTCCCACAGAGTACCATGAACCTGTCTTTGCAAACAAATTCTGCAGGCCAGTAACTCCTCAGAAAGACAAATTAATCCCAGGACCAAAATTAGAAGGCACTGACAAAAGAGAGACAAATGGATTTAGCAATCATCAGACAGCGTTCTCCTCCAAAACAGAGCCCTTTATGCAGCAAAATAAAGAGAATGGCCTTGATCTTCCAAAGGTAATACAACCAAAGTCTCCCTCTCCAGTAATTTCTCATACAGAGAAGAAAGTGCACACTAATCCTGACAACAGGATGATTCataatgaagaaagaaatgctgCACATGAGGAATTGAAACCTTACCAGGATACAAGGGAAAAACATAGTGAGACAAGGTTTTTAAATCCCTGTCATGCTAACGCAGCATCCCCTGCACCTCAGGATGAGGAAGATGTTCGGTACAACATTGTGCAGGCTGTCCCTTGTTACGTGGATGAATCGGAGCCGGTGACGATGGTGTTCATGGGTTACCAGCGCGTTGACGATGACGACGCAGAAGCAAACCAGAAGCTGTCCCCGTACGATGGGGTCATCCGTGCAGAACTCGTTATCATTGATGACGATGATGAAGACGAGAGCAAATCTGAGAAACCAGCCTATCACCCCATAGGCCATTACAGTCAAATTTATCAGCCaccaaacaggaaaaacacagaAGCCCAACAGACAAACCCTATGAGCAGTCTGGGTGCAAGCCTGAACAAGGTACCCCACAAAAATTCCATCTCCCTGCAAGAACAAGAGGAACGCTTAAGCTCACCAACACACCACACTCATCTTCACAGCCAGGTGTCTGGAGATGGTACAGAAGATCCCTCACTGACAG CTCTGAGGATGAGAATGGcaaagctggggaaaaaagtCCTTTAA